In the genome of Burkholderia diffusa, one region contains:
- a CDS encoding serine hydrolase domain-containing protein, which produces MRKTNIMGDSSAWRDTRRPAAPFIRRLLARVAALLIGGGALASAQVPSVAHAADALPPLHETGIAAAAPEDVGVDSRKLVELSRWIREQKLDVYSLLVVKDGKLIFERYGANASRDSTYELYSVTKAVTSLVAGILVDRGAVHLDEPVAARLAAWRPDLGGALADKRGIELKHVLSMSSGLHYDFSPKDDPIYYTAPDRLKLAASAAPKVAPGTAFEYTDVNPILASAMLSAAAGEPVERYAQAHLFGPLDMKRAAWERADRTGLVSAGWGLRLRAVDMAKIGMLVLDGGRWQGRQVVPQAWIAQMTAPRVSPHFGYYWWINNIVEREPEFDAMGFKGQFITVLPKRNAVIVMTGVLPVDGGLRDAENVKLFRRMVNGYILPALDGRAASGQESGGGDMRSALRGELDASARTAGVPGTQVDPTDLPK; this is translated from the coding sequence ATGAGGAAGACGAACATCATGGGCGACTCGTCCGCGTGGCGCGACACGCGACGGCCCGCGGCGCCTTTCATCCGACGACTGCTCGCGCGGGTGGCCGCGCTGCTGATCGGCGGCGGTGCGCTGGCGTCGGCGCAGGTGCCGTCCGTGGCACATGCGGCCGATGCGTTGCCGCCGCTGCATGAAACCGGCATCGCTGCGGCCGCGCCTGAAGACGTCGGCGTGGATTCGCGCAAGCTCGTCGAACTGTCGCGCTGGATCCGCGAGCAGAAGCTCGACGTGTACAGCCTGCTCGTCGTGAAGGACGGCAAGCTGATCTTCGAGCGCTACGGGGCGAATGCGTCGCGCGATTCGACCTACGAACTGTATTCGGTGACGAAGGCCGTGACGTCGCTCGTCGCGGGCATCCTGGTCGATCGCGGCGCCGTGCATCTCGACGAGCCGGTGGCCGCGCGGCTCGCCGCGTGGCGCCCCGATCTGGGCGGCGCGCTCGCGGACAAACGCGGCATCGAGCTGAAGCACGTGTTGTCGATGTCGAGCGGCCTGCATTACGACTTCAGCCCGAAGGACGATCCGATCTACTACACCGCGCCGGACCGGCTGAAGCTCGCCGCGTCGGCGGCGCCGAAGGTCGCGCCCGGCACCGCGTTCGAGTACACCGATGTGAATCCGATCCTCGCGTCGGCGATGTTGAGCGCGGCGGCTGGCGAACCCGTCGAGCGCTATGCGCAGGCGCATCTGTTCGGCCCGCTCGACATGAAGCGCGCCGCATGGGAGCGCGCGGACCGCACGGGGCTCGTATCGGCGGGCTGGGGGCTGCGGCTGCGCGCGGTCGACATGGCGAAGATCGGCATGCTCGTGCTCGACGGCGGGCGCTGGCAGGGGCGTCAGGTCGTGCCGCAGGCGTGGATCGCACAGATGACGGCGCCGCGCGTGTCGCCGCATTTCGGCTACTACTGGTGGATCAACAACATCGTCGAGCGCGAGCCCGAATTCGATGCGATGGGCTTCAAGGGGCAATTCATCACGGTGCTGCCGAAGCGCAATGCGGTGATCGTGATGACCGGCGTGCTGCCGGTGGACGGCGGGCTGCGCGATGCGGAGAACGTGAAGCTGTTCCGCCGGATGGTGAACGGCTACATCCTGCCGGCGCTCGATGGTCGCGCCGCGTCAGGGCAGGAGTCCGGCGGTGGCGATATGCGCTCGGCGCTGCGCGGCGAGCTCGACGCGAGCGCGCGCACCGCGGGCGTGCCCGGCACGCAGGTCGATCCGACGGATCTGCCGAAGTAG
- a CDS encoding serine hydrolase domain-containing protein, which translates to MSVSLAMRGIAAAAIVAGSCGGPALAAGGPQQDLPSVVPEAAGVDSTPLVRMSEWLRRERMDLRSLVVVKDGKIVFERYGDGLTRDNNYELYSVTKTITALLAGILDGEGRLGPSTKVAPLIAAARPDLASELADKQDIELRHLMSMSSGLRYTTREGTDPLYYDAPDRLRVAVTSRVAQPPGTQFDYIDVNPVLVGTAVAIAAREREDDFARKRLFEPLGFAHYRWSGADGTGAVAGGWGLRLRAVDMAKIGMLLLDNGRWNGKQIVPAGWVRQMTTPSPAAADYGYYCWISHVVEHGTPEFGAMGFKGQFITVLPAQRAVVVMTSLLPTDGGLRDATYLNLYRRMVGDYILPALTPARPPVERAETTQALRDELARSRRTKGVPGTAAAFNDAPEI; encoded by the coding sequence ATGAGCGTTTCCCTCGCAATGCGCGGCATCGCGGCCGCCGCGATCGTCGCCGGGTCGTGCGGCGGCCCGGCGCTGGCCGCGGGCGGGCCGCAGCAGGACCTGCCGAGCGTCGTGCCCGAAGCGGCCGGCGTCGATTCGACGCCGCTCGTGCGGATGTCCGAATGGCTGCGCCGCGAACGGATGGACTTGCGCAGCCTCGTCGTCGTGAAGGACGGGAAGATCGTGTTCGAGCGCTACGGCGACGGCCTGACGCGCGACAACAACTACGAGCTGTATTCGGTGACGAAGACGATCACCGCGCTGCTCGCCGGCATCCTCGACGGCGAAGGCAGGCTCGGCCCGTCGACCAAGGTCGCGCCGCTGATCGCGGCCGCGCGGCCCGATCTCGCGAGCGAACTCGCGGACAAGCAGGACATCGAGCTGCGGCATCTGATGTCGATGTCGAGCGGCTTGCGCTACACGACGCGCGAAGGCACCGATCCTCTGTACTACGACGCGCCCGACCGGTTGCGCGTCGCGGTGACGAGCCGGGTCGCGCAGCCGCCCGGCACGCAATTCGACTACATCGACGTGAACCCGGTGCTGGTCGGCACGGCCGTCGCGATCGCCGCGCGCGAACGCGAGGACGACTTCGCGCGCAAGCGGCTGTTCGAGCCGCTCGGCTTCGCGCATTACCGCTGGAGCGGCGCCGACGGCACCGGCGCGGTGGCGGGCGGCTGGGGCCTGCGGCTGCGCGCGGTGGACATGGCGAAGATCGGCATGCTGCTGCTCGACAACGGCCGCTGGAACGGCAAGCAGATCGTGCCGGCTGGCTGGGTCCGGCAGATGACGACGCCGTCGCCGGCCGCGGCCGACTACGGCTATTACTGCTGGATCAGCCATGTCGTCGAACACGGCACGCCGGAATTCGGCGCGATGGGCTTCAAGGGGCAGTTCATCACGGTGCTGCCCGCGCAGCGCGCGGTCGTCGTGATGACGAGCCTGCTGCCGACGGACGGCGGCTTGCGCGACGCGACCTATCTGAACCTGTATCGGCGGATGGTCGGCGACTACATCCTGCCCGCGCTCACGCCCGCGCGGCCGCCGGTCGAGCGCGCGGAAACCACGCAGGCGCTGCGCGACGAACTCGCGCGCAGCCGTCGGACGAAAGGCGTGCCGGGGACGGCCGCCGCGTTCAACGACGCACCGGAGATTTGA
- the hydA gene encoding dihydropyrimidinase has protein sequence MSNDLDFVIRHADVVTAADRFSCDIGIRAGRVAMLGHGLPRAPRELDATGMLVMPGGVDAHCHLDQPMPDGLKMADDFLSGTRSALCGGTTTVVPFAAQAKGQSLQAAVDDYHRRAEGRALIDYGFHLIVADPTPHVLAEELPRLIANGYTSFKVYMTYDDLKLNDRQMLDVLSVAREHGALVMVHAENSDCIGWLTERLLGDGHVAPHFHAHARPAVVEREATHRAIAFAELVDVPILIVHVSGAEAIEQIRWGQSRGLPILAETCPQYLYLTAADLGHHGHDGYEGAKCVCSPPPRDPANQQAVWKALKQGVFSVFSSDHAPFNYDDPCGKHPGGKTVSFDHIPNGIPGLETRLPLLFDGVRNGRLSLHQFVELTSLRPAKLYGLYPRKGTIAVGADADIVVWDPDKRVRIANASLHHAVDYTPYEGIEVTGWPRHCLSRGELLVEDGRLLAAEPGRGRFLPAGKPCLD, from the coding sequence ATGTCGAACGATCTCGATTTCGTGATCCGTCACGCGGACGTCGTGACGGCGGCGGACCGGTTCTCGTGCGACATCGGCATCCGCGCGGGGCGCGTGGCCATGCTCGGCCACGGGCTGCCGCGCGCGCCGCGCGAGCTCGATGCGACCGGGATGCTGGTGATGCCGGGCGGCGTCGATGCGCACTGCCATCTCGACCAGCCGATGCCCGACGGGCTGAAGATGGCCGACGATTTCCTATCCGGCACGCGCTCCGCGCTGTGCGGCGGCACGACCACCGTGGTGCCGTTCGCCGCGCAGGCGAAGGGGCAATCGCTGCAGGCGGCCGTCGACGACTATCACCGGCGGGCGGAAGGGCGCGCGCTGATCGACTACGGCTTTCACCTGATCGTCGCCGATCCGACGCCGCACGTGCTGGCCGAGGAGTTGCCGCGGCTGATCGCGAACGGCTACACGTCGTTCAAGGTGTACATGACCTACGACGACCTGAAGCTGAACGACCGGCAGATGCTCGACGTGCTGTCGGTCGCGCGCGAGCACGGCGCGCTCGTGATGGTGCACGCGGAAAACTCGGACTGCATCGGCTGGCTGACCGAGCGGCTGCTCGGCGACGGCCACGTCGCGCCGCATTTCCACGCGCATGCGCGGCCGGCGGTGGTCGAGCGCGAGGCGACGCATCGCGCGATCGCGTTCGCGGAACTCGTCGACGTGCCGATCCTGATCGTGCACGTGTCGGGCGCGGAGGCGATCGAGCAGATCCGCTGGGGACAGTCGCGCGGGTTGCCGATCCTGGCCGAAACCTGCCCGCAGTACCTGTACCTGACGGCAGCCGATCTCGGTCATCACGGTCACGACGGCTACGAAGGCGCGAAATGCGTATGCAGCCCGCCGCCGCGCGATCCGGCCAACCAGCAGGCCGTGTGGAAGGCGCTGAAGCAGGGCGTGTTCTCGGTATTCTCGTCGGATCATGCGCCGTTCAACTACGACGATCCGTGCGGCAAGCATCCGGGCGGGAAGACCGTGTCGTTCGACCATATCCCGAACGGGATCCCGGGCCTGGAGACGCGTTTGCCGCTGCTGTTCGACGGCGTGCGCAACGGGCGGCTGTCGCTGCATCAGTTCGTCGAGCTGACGTCGCTGCGGCCCGCGAAGCTGTACGGGCTGTATCCGCGCAAGGGGACGATCGCGGTCGGCGCCGACGCGGATATCGTCGTGTGGGATCCCGACAAGCGCGTGCGGATCGCGAATGCGTCGCTGCATCATGCGGTCGACTACACGCCCTATGAAGGGATCGAGGTGACGGGCTGGCCGCGTCATTGCCTGTCGCGCGGCGAACTGCTCGTCGAGGACGGCCGGCTGCTCGCGGCGGAGCCGGGGCGCGGACGATTTCTGCCGGCCGGCAAGCCGTGTCTCGACTGA
- a CDS encoding aspartate/glutamate racemase family protein yields the protein MKKRTLLGMLTPSSNTSLEPLTSAMVAGLPGVSAHFARFPVTEISLTGQALGQFDDDKIIQAAMLLADAKVDVIAWNGTSSGWLGFEADERLCQRITEATGIPATTSVLALNEILKKTSAHEFGLVTPYLDDVQTKIVDNYRRSGLNCIAERHLNLKVNFSFSEVTGDQIGGMVREVAKAGPRAISIFCTNLNAAHLVPALEEETGIPIYDTISTVVWKSLQLADYDTRQVKGWGRLFSDVI from the coding sequence ATGAAGAAACGCACCCTGCTCGGCATGCTCACCCCGTCCTCCAACACGTCGCTCGAACCGCTGACGAGCGCGATGGTCGCCGGCCTGCCGGGCGTGTCCGCGCACTTCGCGCGCTTTCCCGTCACCGAAATCTCGCTGACGGGCCAGGCGCTCGGCCAGTTCGACGACGACAAGATCATTCAGGCCGCGATGCTGCTCGCCGATGCGAAGGTCGACGTGATCGCGTGGAACGGCACGTCGTCCGGCTGGCTTGGCTTCGAGGCCGACGAGCGGCTGTGCCAGCGCATCACCGAAGCCACCGGCATTCCGGCCACGACCTCCGTGCTCGCGCTCAACGAGATCCTGAAGAAGACCAGCGCGCACGAGTTCGGCCTCGTCACGCCGTACCTCGACGACGTGCAGACGAAGATCGTCGACAACTACCGCCGCTCGGGGCTGAACTGCATCGCCGAGCGCCACCTGAACCTGAAGGTCAATTTCTCGTTCTCCGAAGTCACGGGCGACCAGATCGGCGGGATGGTGCGCGAAGTCGCGAAGGCCGGCCCGCGCGCGATCTCGATTTTCTGCACGAACCTGAACGCCGCGCACCTGGTGCCGGCGCTCGAGGAAGAGACGGGCATTCCGATCTACGACACGATCTCGACCGTCGTGTGGAAGTCGCTGCAGCTCGCCGACTACGACACGCGGCAGGTGAAGGGCTGGGGCCGGCTCTTCAGCGACGTGATCTGA
- a CDS encoding MFS transporter: MSSTSGVAALTVGKSAVRWKIFVVMLSLIAINYVDRASLSVAMPYISQEFNIGPAMEGLILSSFFWTYAVMQIPGGMLADRFKPRIVIATATVFWGFFQAIAALCTNAPSLLLTRLGLGASEAPIYPAGGKLNAIWMTQTERGRGATLLDGGAPLGAALGAVLIAGLIALLGSWRLAFAVAGVGTVLAGFLAWYYIRNTPREHPGVNDLEADYIEASHASDLAAEPADASGRSRDFFKYRSVWCMFFGWMCFNSVFYGLLTWMPNYLHKVHGFDIKQMGGSTFIIFFCGFVGELLGGWIADKWKAAGGRPNVVMRTLFGIAAVIATVSIFSVAYVKSPVVCVALLSSTLFFLRWCGLYWCIPSSLGTRNKIGFLGGFMNLGGNIGGITVPIVVGAIVQFTGSYFLALMVFAAAGVGLLVCSSAIDYENKLPV, encoded by the coding sequence ATGTCTTCAACCTCCGGTGTCGCCGCCCTGACGGTCGGCAAATCCGCCGTCCGCTGGAAGATATTCGTCGTCATGCTGAGCCTCATCGCGATCAACTACGTCGATCGCGCGTCGCTGTCCGTCGCCATGCCTTACATCTCGCAGGAGTTCAACATCGGGCCGGCGATGGAGGGTCTGATCCTCAGTTCGTTTTTCTGGACCTATGCGGTGATGCAGATCCCGGGCGGGATGCTGGCCGACCGGTTCAAGCCGCGCATCGTGATCGCGACGGCAACCGTGTTCTGGGGCTTTTTCCAGGCGATCGCCGCGCTGTGCACGAACGCGCCGTCGCTGCTGCTCACGCGCCTGGGCCTCGGCGCGTCCGAAGCGCCGATCTATCCGGCCGGCGGCAAGCTCAACGCGATCTGGATGACGCAGACCGAGCGCGGCCGCGGCGCCACGCTGCTCGACGGCGGCGCGCCGCTCGGCGCGGCCCTGGGCGCGGTGCTGATCGCCGGCCTGATCGCGCTGCTCGGCTCGTGGCGGCTCGCGTTCGCGGTCGCCGGGGTCGGCACCGTGCTGGCCGGTTTCCTCGCGTGGTACTACATCCGCAACACGCCGCGCGAGCATCCGGGCGTCAACGATCTCGAAGCCGACTACATCGAGGCATCGCACGCGAGCGACCTCGCGGCCGAGCCGGCCGACGCATCGGGCCGCTCGCGCGACTTCTTCAAGTACCGCTCGGTGTGGTGCATGTTCTTCGGCTGGATGTGCTTCAACAGCGTGTTCTACGGGCTGCTCACATGGATGCCGAACTACCTGCACAAGGTGCACGGCTTCGACATCAAGCAGATGGGCGGCTCGACCTTCATCATCTTTTTCTGCGGCTTCGTCGGCGAGCTGCTTGGCGGCTGGATCGCCGACAAGTGGAAGGCCGCGGGCGGCCGTCCGAACGTCGTGATGCGCACGCTGTTCGGCATCGCGGCCGTGATCGCGACCGTGTCGATCTTTTCCGTCGCCTACGTGAAGAGCCCTGTCGTGTGCGTCGCGCTGCTGTCGTCGACGCTGTTCTTCCTGCGCTGGTGCGGGCTGTACTGGTGCATCCCGTCGTCGCTCGGCACGCGCAACAAGATCGGCTTCCTCGGCGGCTTCATGAACCTCGGCGGCAACATCGGCGGCATCACCGTGCCGATCGTGGTCGGCGCGATCGTGCAGTTCACCGGTTCCTACTTCCTTGCGCTGATGGTGTTCGCGGCGGCCGGCGTGGGCCTGCTCGTGTGCTCCAGCGCGATCGACTACGAAAACAAGCTTCCGGTCTGA
- a CDS encoding GntR family transcriptional regulator — protein sequence MSQPPRNPLLLRTRGMAAEIAARLRVMIDEGELPPGARIDEKELSLAFDVSKTPLREALKVLVAEGAVTHRQYIGYRVAPIDVDDLVSTFELLHGLEAMAGELLRKRIAAPALAALQAKHRRMVECHEAGKRVEYFRLNQQIHQMIVDAAGNPVLSGIYASLMSKVHRARGAANADTLRWAESLHEHEAIMAALADPDHTLLPQVLRSHSENTAREVLAILDRTSPADAPGKRAVQA from the coding sequence ATGAGCCAGCCCCCCCGCAATCCCCTGCTTCTGCGCACCCGCGGCATGGCCGCGGAGATCGCCGCGCGCCTGCGCGTGATGATCGACGAAGGCGAACTGCCGCCCGGCGCGCGGATCGACGAAAAGGAACTGAGCCTCGCGTTCGACGTGTCGAAGACGCCGCTGCGCGAAGCGCTGAAGGTGCTCGTCGCGGAAGGCGCGGTTACGCATCGCCAGTACATTGGCTATCGCGTCGCGCCGATCGACGTCGACGATCTCGTGTCGACATTCGAGCTGCTGCACGGGCTCGAGGCGATGGCGGGAGAACTGCTGCGCAAGCGCATCGCCGCGCCGGCGCTCGCCGCGTTGCAGGCGAAGCACCGGCGGATGGTCGAGTGCCATGAAGCCGGCAAGCGCGTCGAATATTTCCGGCTGAACCAGCAGATTCATCAGATGATCGTCGACGCGGCGGGCAACCCGGTGCTGTCGGGCATCTATGCGTCGCTGATGTCGAAGGTGCACCGCGCACGCGGCGCCGCGAACGCGGACACGCTGCGCTGGGCGGAATCGCTGCACGAGCACGAAGCCATCATGGCCGCGCTCGCCGATCCCGACCATACGCTGCTGCCGCAGGTGCTGCGCAGCCATTCGGAAAACACCGCGCGGGAAGTGCTGGCGATCCTCGATCGCACGAGCCCGGCCGACGCGCCGGGCAAGCGGGCGGTGCAAGCGTGA